In Endozoicomonas sp. GU-1, one DNA window encodes the following:
- a CDS encoding F0F1 ATP synthase subunit delta produces the protein MELTTCARPYAKAAFEYARDASRLSEWSDMLSLCASVSAYQKVVELLGNPQLSGAQQAETIIGLCQGDGSLDQPFENYLRVLSEHRRLQLLPEIAVLYARLRAEEERSQQVQVTSAYPLSQEQQDKLAEKMAARLGRSVQLVTEIDSSILGGVIVKAGDLVIDGSLRARLGKLADAMIS, from the coding sequence ATGGAATTAACAACCTGTGCCCGTCCCTACGCCAAAGCGGCATTTGAATATGCCCGTGATGCATCACGTTTGAGCGAATGGTCTGACATGCTCTCGCTCTGTGCCAGTGTGAGCGCATACCAGAAAGTGGTTGAGCTGCTGGGTAATCCGCAATTGAGTGGTGCGCAACAGGCAGAAACCATTATCGGACTGTGTCAGGGCGACGGTTCACTGGATCAGCCGTTTGAGAATTACCTTCGGGTGTTGTCAGAACATCGTCGTCTGCAACTGCTGCCTGAAATTGCTGTCCTGTATGCCCGGTTGCGAGCGGAAGAAGAACGTTCCCAGCAGGTGCAGGTGACGTCAGCGTATCCCCTGAGTCAGGAGCAGCAAGATAAACTGGCAGAAAAAATGGCGGCCAGACTTGGACGTTCTGTGCAACTGGTGACAGAGATCGACAGTAGCATTTTAGGTGGCGTTATCGTCAAAGCGGGTGACCTGGTCATTGATGGCAGTCTCCGTGCCCGGCTGGGCAAGCTGGCCGATGCGATGATTTCCTGA
- a CDS encoding LysR substrate-binding domain-containing protein — translation MHITLRQLEIFRAVAQYARVTGAAESLHISQPAASMALSELEKHLGPLFDRNQGAGLKMNDSGRALLPKASELIDRAKELENQFAGDGSYESGSLVLNASSTIGNNLLPKMLARFRESYPGIRIDLEIDNTRVIEQRLLDFNTDLAVVEGVCLHPDIEVTTWLEDELVIICSPDHPLANKGNIPLSSLANELWVLREPGSGTRELFDEMIATQLSSPKVAMVLNRSEAVKQAVSDGVGIACISSLAAKSTLDTGHMATIGVTGLNLKRHFYLLTHKRKYKSTVFTQLCQFILASKPFENV, via the coding sequence ATGCATATTACGCTTCGTCAGCTGGAAATATTTCGGGCGGTGGCTCAGTACGCAAGGGTGACTGGTGCTGCTGAGAGTTTGCATATTTCTCAACCAGCGGCCAGCATGGCGTTATCGGAACTGGAAAAACACCTGGGACCACTGTTTGACCGTAATCAGGGCGCAGGTTTGAAGATGAATGATTCCGGTCGTGCCCTGTTGCCAAAGGCATCCGAATTGATTGATCGCGCAAAGGAGCTGGAAAACCAGTTTGCCGGGGATGGATCCTATGAGTCGGGTTCTCTGGTTTTGAATGCCAGCTCCACCATAGGCAATAACCTGTTGCCCAAAATGCTTGCCCGATTCAGGGAGAGTTATCCCGGTATCAGAATTGATCTGGAAATTGATAATACCCGCGTCATTGAGCAGCGGCTGCTGGATTTCAACACAGATCTTGCGGTCGTTGAGGGTGTCTGCCTGCATCCGGATATCGAGGTAACCACATGGCTGGAAGATGAGCTGGTGATTATTTGCAGTCCGGATCATCCATTGGCCAATAAGGGCAATATTCCACTCTCTTCACTGGCCAATGAGTTGTGGGTATTAAGAGAACCGGGCTCGGGTACGCGGGAACTGTTCGATGAGATGATTGCTACTCAGTTGTCGTCGCCTAAGGTTGCCATGGTGCTGAACCGTTCAGAAGCGGTGAAACAGGCGGTCAGTGACGGTGTTGGCATCGCCTGTATTTCAAGTCTGGCGGCAAAGTCCACTCTGGATACCGGGCATATGGCAACGATTGGGGTGACAGGGCTGAACCTGAAGCGTCATTTTTATCTTTTGACCCATAAGAGAAAGTACAAAAGTACAGTTTTTACTCAGCTGTGCCAATTCATCCTTGCAAGCAAGCCCTTTGAAAACGTTTGA
- a CDS encoding F0F1 ATP synthase subunit B, whose product MNLNATLIGQSIAFMFFVWFCMKYVWPPLTKALSDRQQKIADGLAAADKAEKDLAQANDKVAELLKEARAEAQGIIESANKRANQIVDDAKEQARAEGDRLKAAAAAEIEQDANRAREALRTQVASLAIAGAERILGERLDEAANSKLVDDLAAEL is encoded by the coding sequence GTGAATTTAAATGCAACTCTGATCGGCCAATCCATCGCTTTTATGTTCTTTGTGTGGTTCTGCATGAAATATGTGTGGCCACCTCTGACCAAAGCGCTGAGTGACCGACAGCAAAAAATAGCCGATGGTCTGGCTGCTGCTGATAAAGCAGAAAAAGACCTGGCTCAGGCCAATGACAAGGTTGCTGAACTGCTGAAAGAAGCAAGAGCTGAAGCCCAGGGCATCATTGAGTCAGCCAACAAGCGCGCAAACCAGATTGTCGATGACGCCAAAGAACAGGCCCGTGCTGAAGGTGACCGCCTGAAGGCCGCTGCTGCTGCTGAAATTGAGCAGGACGCTAACCGGGCTCGTGAAGCATTGCGGACGCAGGTGGCAAGCCTCGCTATTGCCGGTGCCGAACGAATTCTGGGTGAACGTCTGGACGAGGCAGCGAACAGCAAGCTGGTTGATGATCTGGCGGCGGAACTTTAA
- the atpD gene encoding F0F1 ATP synthase subunit beta, whose translation MSSGRIVQIIGAVIDVEFPRDSVPKVYDALNVDGKDLVLEVQQQLGDGVVRSIAMGSTEGVARGLNVANTGAPIQVPVGTKTLGRIMDVLGNPIDEKGPIGEEERAAIHRKAPSYADQAATNELLETGIKVIDLVCPFAKGGKVGLFGGAGVGKTVNMMELIRNIAIEHSGYSVFAGVGERTREGNDFYHEMTDSNVIDKVSLVYGQMNEPPGNRLRVALTGLTMAEKFRDEGRDVLLFIDNIYRYTLAGTEVSALLGRMPSAVGYQPTLAEEMGVLQERITSTKTGSITSIQAVYVPADDLTDPSPATTFSHLDATVVLSRDIASKGIYPAIDPLDSTSRQLDPLVIGQEHYDVARGVQTVLQRYKELKDIIAILGMDELSEEDKQTVSRARKIERFLSQPFFVAEVFTGSPGKYVPLKDTIRAFKGILEGEFDALPEQAFYMVGSIDEAVEKAKSM comes from the coding sequence ATGAGTAGCGGTCGTATCGTACAAATTATCGGTGCCGTCATCGACGTCGAATTCCCACGGGACAGCGTGCCCAAAGTGTATGACGCACTGAATGTTGATGGCAAGGATCTGGTACTGGAAGTTCAGCAGCAGCTGGGTGACGGTGTCGTTCGTTCCATTGCCATGGGCTCTACCGAAGGGGTTGCCCGTGGTTTGAACGTTGCCAACACGGGAGCACCGATTCAGGTGCCTGTGGGTACCAAAACCCTGGGACGTATCATGGACGTCCTGGGTAATCCTATTGATGAAAAAGGCCCTATTGGTGAAGAAGAGAGAGCGGCCATTCACCGTAAGGCACCCAGTTACGCGGATCAGGCCGCCACCAACGAGCTGCTGGAAACCGGGATCAAGGTCATCGACCTGGTTTGCCCATTTGCCAAGGGTGGTAAGGTGGGTCTGTTCGGTGGTGCCGGTGTGGGTAAAACCGTCAACATGATGGAGCTGATCCGTAACATCGCCATCGAGCACTCCGGTTACTCGGTATTTGCCGGTGTCGGGGAGCGCACCCGGGAAGGTAACGACTTCTACCATGAAATGACCGACTCCAACGTTATCGACAAAGTATCGCTGGTGTACGGCCAGATGAACGAGCCACCCGGAAACCGTCTGCGTGTCGCCCTGACCGGTCTGACCATGGCGGAAAAATTCCGTGATGAAGGCCGTGACGTACTGCTGTTTATCGATAACATCTACCGTTACACCCTGGCGGGCACCGAAGTATCGGCACTGCTGGGCCGTATGCCGTCTGCGGTAGGTTACCAGCCAACCCTGGCGGAAGAGATGGGCGTACTGCAGGAACGGATTACCTCCACCAAGACCGGTTCCATCACCTCTATTCAGGCGGTATACGTACCGGCGGATGACTTGACTGACCCATCCCCTGCAACGACATTCTCCCACCTGGATGCCACCGTAGTACTGAGCCGTGATATCGCTTCCAAGGGTATTTACCCGGCCATCGACCCACTGGACTCTACCTCTCGCCAGCTGGACCCTCTGGTCATTGGCCAGGAGCACTACGACGTCGCCCGTGGTGTGCAGACAGTACTGCAGCGCTACAAAGAGCTGAAAGACATCATTGCCATTCTGGGTATGGACGAACTGTCTGAAGAAGACAAACAGACCGTATCCCGCGCCCGTAAGATTGAGCGATTCCTGTCTCAGCCCTTCTTCGTAGCAGAAGTGTTCACCGGCTCTCCGGGTAAATATGTGCCATTGAAAGACACCATTCGTGCCTTCAAGGGCATCCTGGAAGGTGAGTTTGATGCGCTGCCAGAACAGGCTTTCTATATGGTCGGTTCCATTGACGAAGCGGTTGAAAAAGCCAAGTCCATGTAA
- a CDS encoding F0F1 ATP synthase subunit epsilon yields MASTVDCDIVSAEQAIFKGQVEMLIATGSMGDLGITPGHTPLLTELRPGPIRLITQNGEEEVFYVSGGFLEVQPNQVKILADTALRADDMNEAAAEEAKRQAEKALEHQSGEFDYSRAATQLAEAAAQLRTLQAVRKKLGK; encoded by the coding sequence ATGGCATCAACCGTAGATTGTGACATCGTCAGTGCCGAGCAGGCGATCTTCAAAGGTCAGGTAGAGATGTTGATTGCTACCGGCTCCATGGGAGACCTGGGCATTACCCCCGGGCATACTCCGCTGCTGACCGAACTGAGACCCGGACCGATCCGACTCATTACCCAAAATGGTGAAGAAGAGGTCTTCTACGTGTCCGGTGGCTTCCTGGAAGTCCAGCCAAACCAGGTCAAGATCCTGGCGGATACGGCACTGCGAGCCGACGACATGAATGAAGCGGCGGCTGAAGAAGCCAAGCGTCAGGCAGAAAAAGCCTTGGAACACCAAAGTGGCGAATTCGACTACTCCAGGGCAGCCACCCAACTGGCTGAAGCAGCTGCCCAGCTCAGAACCCTTCAGGCGGTTCGCAAGAAACTGGGCAAATAA
- the atpA gene encoding F0F1 ATP synthase subunit alpha translates to MQQLNPSEISDIIKSRIEQLDVSSEAQNEGTIVSVTDGIVRIHGLADAMYGEMIKFPGNVYGMALNLERDSVGAVVLGDYGDLAEGQTVQCTGRILEVPVGNELLGRVVDALGNPIDGKGALQTGQTSPLEKVAPGVIARQSVDEPVQTGYKAVDSMVPIGRGQRELIIGDRQTGKTALAIDAIINQKGTGVKCVYVAVGQKQSTIANVVRKLEEHGAMDHTIVVAAGAADPAAMQFLAPFAGCSMGEYFRDRGEDALIVYDDLTKQAWAYRQISLLLRRPPGREAYPGDVFYLHSRLLERAARVNADYVEKFTNGEVKGKTGSLTALPIIETQAGDVSAFVPTNVISITDGQIFLETDLFNAGIRPAMNAGVSVSRVGGAAQTKIIKKLGGGIRLALAQYRELQAFAQFASDLDEATRKQLEHGQRVTELMKQTQYAPMSVAEMGLVIFAAEKGFLADVALNKIGDFEAALISYANAEHSALMATINESGDYNGEIEAGLKEVIEKFKATQTW, encoded by the coding sequence ATGCAGCAACTGAATCCTTCCGAGATCAGTGACATCATCAAGAGCAGAATCGAGCAGCTTGATGTGTCCAGTGAAGCCCAGAATGAGGGCACGATTGTCAGCGTAACTGACGGTATTGTACGTATTCATGGTCTGGCGGATGCCATGTACGGGGAGATGATCAAGTTCCCGGGCAATGTCTACGGTATGGCGCTGAACCTTGAGCGTGACTCTGTCGGTGCAGTGGTCCTGGGTGACTACGGCGATCTGGCTGAAGGCCAGACCGTTCAGTGCACCGGTCGAATTCTTGAAGTACCCGTGGGCAATGAACTGCTCGGGCGTGTAGTCGATGCCCTGGGTAACCCCATTGATGGTAAAGGTGCCCTGCAAACCGGGCAGACCTCTCCCCTGGAAAAAGTAGCACCCGGCGTTATCGCCCGTCAGTCGGTGGATGAGCCGGTGCAAACCGGTTACAAGGCCGTTGACTCCATGGTGCCCATCGGCCGTGGCCAGCGTGAGCTGATCATCGGCGACCGTCAGACTGGTAAAACCGCGCTGGCTATTGATGCCATCATCAACCAGAAAGGCACAGGCGTTAAGTGTGTCTATGTTGCTGTGGGTCAGAAGCAGTCCACCATTGCCAACGTGGTGCGCAAGCTGGAAGAGCACGGTGCCATGGACCACACCATTGTGGTGGCAGCCGGTGCGGCTGATCCTGCGGCCATGCAGTTTCTGGCACCGTTTGCCGGCTGCTCCATGGGGGAATACTTCCGTGACCGTGGTGAAGATGCCCTGATCGTCTACGATGACCTGACCAAACAGGCTTGGGCTTATCGTCAGATTTCCCTGCTGCTCCGTCGTCCACCGGGCCGTGAAGCTTATCCTGGCGATGTCTTCTACCTGCACTCCCGTCTGCTGGAGCGTGCGGCACGGGTGAATGCGGATTACGTTGAGAAGTTCACCAACGGTGAAGTGAAAGGCAAGACCGGTTCCCTGACCGCACTGCCCATCATCGAAACCCAGGCCGGTGACGTATCAGCCTTCGTACCCACCAACGTTATCTCCATCACCGACGGTCAGATCTTCCTGGAAACCGACCTGTTCAACGCCGGTATCCGTCCTGCCATGAACGCCGGTGTCTCGGTATCGCGGGTAGGTGGTGCGGCCCAGACCAAGATCATCAAGAAGCTCGGCGGTGGTATCCGTCTGGCACTGGCCCAGTACCGTGAACTGCAGGCGTTTGCCCAGTTTGCTTCTGACCTGGATGAAGCCACCCGTAAGCAGTTGGAGCATGGTCAGCGGGTGACTGAGCTGATGAAGCAGACCCAGTACGCCCCCATGTCGGTAGCGGAAATGGGGCTGGTCATCTTTGCCGCTGAGAAAGGGTTCCTGGCAGATGTGGCCCTGAACAAGATTGGTGACTTTGAAGCCGCCCTGATCAGCTATGCCAATGCTGAGCACAGTGCGCTGATGGCGACCATCAATGAGTCCGGGGACTACAACGGCGAGATTGAAGCAGGCCTTAAAGAAGTTATTGAGAAGTTCAAGGCCACCCAGACATGGTGA
- the atpE gene encoding F0F1 ATP synthase subunit C, with protein sequence MELVVGLTVISVAIMLGVAALATGIGFALLGGKFLEGVARQPETAPMLQTKMFIVAGLLDAIPMIAVGIALFFTFANPFVGLL encoded by the coding sequence ATGGAACTGGTAGTTGGTCTGACAGTAATCAGTGTTGCCATCATGCTGGGTGTAGCGGCGCTGGCAACGGGTATTGGCTTTGCCCTGCTGGGCGGCAAATTCCTGGAAGGGGTTGCCCGTCAACCGGAAACTGCACCTATGCTGCAAACCAAAATGTTCATCGTTGCGGGTCTGCTGGATGCGATCCCAATGATTGCCGTTGGTATTGCCCTGTTCTTCACCTTTGCTAACCCGTTCGTTGGACTGCTCTAA
- a CDS encoding phosphatidylserine decarboxylase, translating to MNPSAIIPEKTARQVTFSPEDVHKTNVRKKKWAGLKVRKIAANSFEKLTIKLQMKLPHKTFSNLFGKLAECKTKVIKNWLIRKFIWMHNINLQEATKKRAEDFECFNDFFTRKLEKDARPIASMTEVASPVDGTISQAGKIDSGELIQAKGHTYNIKDLLGGDQELSDAFQGGEFCQYLFITW from the coding sequence ATGAATCCGTCAGCTATCATACCTGAAAAAACAGCCCGGCAAGTTACATTTAGTCCTGAAGATGTTCATAAGACAAATGTCAGAAAGAAAAAATGGGCAGGATTGAAAGTAAGAAAAATCGCAGCAAACTCTTTTGAAAAACTGACGATTAAGCTTCAGATGAAGTTACCACACAAAACTTTCTCCAACCTGTTTGGAAAATTAGCTGAATGCAAAACAAAGGTTATAAAAAACTGGTTAATCCGCAAATTTATCTGGATGCATAACATTAATCTTCAAGAGGCGACTAAAAAGCGAGCTGAAGATTTTGAATGTTTCAATGACTTTTTTACGAGAAAGTTGGAAAAAGATGCCAGACCCATTGCTTCAATGACAGAAGTTGCCTCACCTGTTGATGGAACAATTAGCCAGGCCGGGAAAATAGATTCAGGAGAACTTATCCAGGCCAAAGGACATACATACAATATCAAAGATTTATTAGGTGGAGATCAGGAGCTTTCTGATGCTTTCCAGGGGGGGGAGTTTTGCCAATATCTATTTATCACCTGGTGA
- the atpB gene encoding F0F1 ATP synthase subunit A, translated as MANTATEYIQHHLQNLTYGQLPAGYQRVDAYGHPQGVLTEPTWTFALTPAEAKEMGFWAIHVDSMLWSVFLGFVFVLLFRFVAKNATAGVPGKLQNAIESIVEFVDTSVRESFHGKNPLIAPLALTIFVWIFFMNLMDLIPVDWIPGLATLAGIPYMKIVPSTDPNITMSMSISVFFLMLFFWIKVKGVSGLFSDLALHPFSSKNPLAKVILIPVNLLLETVSLLAKPVSLGLRLFGNMYAGELIFILIAMIGWAQLPLHFGWAVLHILVITLQAYIFMTLTIVYLSSVHEEH; from the coding sequence ATGGCAAATACTGCTACTGAATACATACAGCACCACTTGCAGAATTTGACGTATGGTCAGCTGCCTGCTGGTTATCAGCGAGTTGATGCTTATGGGCATCCTCAGGGTGTTCTCACCGAGCCAACCTGGACTTTTGCTCTGACCCCCGCTGAAGCCAAAGAAATGGGGTTCTGGGCAATTCATGTAGACAGCATGCTCTGGTCGGTGTTCCTCGGCTTTGTGTTTGTTCTCCTGTTCCGCTTTGTTGCCAAAAATGCCACAGCTGGCGTTCCCGGTAAGCTGCAAAATGCCATTGAGTCCATTGTCGAATTTGTTGACACCAGCGTTCGCGAATCGTTCCATGGCAAAAACCCACTGATTGCACCCCTGGCCCTGACCATTTTTGTCTGGATCTTCTTCATGAACCTGATGGACCTGATTCCTGTGGACTGGATTCCCGGTCTGGCAACACTGGCAGGCATTCCCTACATGAAGATCGTGCCATCGACAGACCCGAACATCACCATGTCCATGTCGATCAGTGTCTTCTTCCTGATGCTCTTCTTCTGGATCAAGGTGAAAGGTGTGTCTGGCCTGTTCTCTGATCTGGCTTTACACCCATTCTCCAGCAAGAATCCGCTGGCGAAGGTTATTCTGATTCCTGTCAACCTGCTGCTGGAAACGGTGTCCCTGTTAGCCAAACCCGTTTCCCTGGGGCTGCGACTGTTCGGCAATATGTATGCCGGTGAACTGATATTTATCCTGATTGCCATGATTGGCTGGGCGCAGCTGCCACTGCATTTTGGCTGGGCTGTCCTGCACATTCTGGTTATTACCCTTCAGGCTTACATCTTCATGACCCTGACCATTGTTTATCTGAGCAGCGTTCATGAAGAACACTGA
- the asd gene encoding archaetidylserine decarboxylase (Phosphatidylserine decarboxylase is synthesized as a single chain precursor. Generation of the pyruvoyl active site from a Ser is coupled to cleavage of a Gly-Ser bond between the larger (beta) and smaller (alpha chains). It is an integral membrane protein.) codes for MLSRGGSFANIYLSPGDYHRFHMPISGKLKKTIHIPGKLYSVSPKSAKNIDNLFVKNERLVCIFDTAQGPMAMIMVGAINVSSIETVWENGVIEPHRKGGKRAHIHEKSFNDLPFRIGDDLGAFRIGSTVICLFGKDKVDWQESLITGKKIKMGEAIGSLK; via the coding sequence ATGCTTTCCAGGGGGGGGAGTTTTGCCAATATCTATTTATCACCTGGTGATTATCACCGTTTTCATATGCCCATATCCGGAAAACTGAAAAAGACGATCCATATTCCGGGTAAGTTATATTCCGTTAGTCCCAAATCGGCAAAAAATATTGATAATTTGTTCGTCAAGAATGAGCGGTTAGTTTGTATTTTTGATACAGCCCAGGGCCCTATGGCAATGATTATGGTAGGGGCAATTAATGTATCCAGTATTGAAACCGTTTGGGAGAATGGGGTAATTGAGCCTCATCGAAAAGGTGGGAAACGTGCACACATTCATGAAAAGAGTTTTAATGATTTACCCTTTCGTATTGGAGATGATCTGGGGGCGTTTCGTATTGGCTCAACCGTGATATGTCTTTTTGGAAAAGATAAGGTTGATTGGCAAGAGAGTTTAATCACAGGTAAGAAAATTAAAATGGGAGAGGCAATAGGCTCTCTCAAATAA
- a CDS encoding F0F1 ATP synthase subunit I, whose protein sequence is MSEAKAWKQQIAMGRDDWSGFASRKSGRSDHRQYMWLQQPPVHRVIVAQLVVSAVLALALLPLGITFALSSFLGGLCCSLPNAYFVWRAFRYRGARSAKLIVSSFYRGEAGKLVLTTAGFILVFTLVKPLEPLALFGTFIMVQAVSWFAPLLVVRRQKPVK, encoded by the coding sequence ATGTCAGAAGCAAAAGCCTGGAAGCAGCAGATAGCAATGGGTCGTGATGACTGGTCTGGATTTGCCAGCCGCAAGTCCGGTCGTTCTGATCATCGTCAATACATGTGGCTCCAACAGCCACCAGTGCATCGTGTTATTGTCGCCCAGTTGGTGGTATCCGCGGTGCTGGCCCTGGCACTGCTTCCCCTGGGAATCACTTTTGCATTGTCTTCGTTTCTGGGAGGACTCTGTTGCTCACTGCCCAATGCATATTTTGTATGGCGAGCGTTCCGCTATCGTGGCGCACGCTCGGCAAAACTGATTGTCAGCTCATTTTACCGTGGAGAAGCTGGCAAACTGGTTCTGACCACAGCGGGTTTTATTCTGGTGTTTACCCTGGTTAAACCGCTGGAACCCCTGGCACTGTTTGGAACGTTTATCATGGTTCAGGCAGTCAGCTGGTTTGCTCCATTGCTGGTGGTTCGTCGGCAAAAGCCAGTCAAGTAA
- a CDS encoding outer membrane beta-barrel protein, whose protein sequence is MKKITSLLTALAVSAVSSFALATGWDDGWTDNDIFVGLEGGYAKTKVKLDGTGSSVDDSDNTGFFGLRLGGFMDDEARVYFTAGYLKPKDAQWGSNGVDFKVHDIKQLNLLVSADYLFMPEWDVQPFIGLTLGATETKASGSFTSGGTSVEDSFKKKWGFAYGAQAGVIYQIDNIDLEAGVKYLTNGISNHFQGLEDTKLKVNDSCQAYVAASIHF, encoded by the coding sequence ATGAAAAAGATAACGTCACTATTAACCGCGCTTGCGGTTTCTGCGGTTTCTTCATTTGCCCTGGCTACCGGGTGGGATGATGGCTGGACGGATAATGATATTTTTGTTGGCCTTGAAGGTGGCTATGCCAAGACCAAAGTAAAGCTTGACGGTACCGGCTCATCGGTTGATGACAGTGACAATACTGGCTTTTTCGGGCTTCGCCTTGGCGGCTTTATGGATGACGAGGCCAGAGTCTATTTCACTGCTGGTTATCTTAAGCCGAAAGACGCTCAATGGGGCTCTAACGGTGTCGATTTTAAAGTTCACGACATTAAGCAGCTTAACCTTCTGGTTTCTGCCGATTATCTGTTTATGCCTGAATGGGATGTTCAGCCGTTTATTGGTTTAACCCTTGGTGCCACAGAAACAAAAGCCAGTGGGTCTTTTACTTCAGGCGGCACGTCAGTTGAAGACAGTTTTAAAAAGAAATGGGGCTTTGCCTACGGTGCCCAGGCAGGGGTAATTTATCAGATTGACAATATCGATCTGGAAGCTGGTGTAAAATACCTGACTAACGGCATTTCTAACCATTTTCAGGGGCTTGAGGATACCAAACTGAAAGTAAACGACTCTTGCCAAGCTTACGTTGCCGCATCCATCCACTTTTAA
- a CDS encoding glutathionylspermidine synthase family protein — protein MLRITSAPRKDWTRLAESLGFKFHTIGGEAYWDETAYYQFTMNQVEQDIEDPTAEIHQMCLHLVDQAVNSEQLMERLRIPRFFWDYVRDSWLRRDSHLYGRMDFSYDGQSPAKFYEYNADTPTSLYESAFFQWLWLEQMVEEKKLPPDIDQFNIIQEMLIEALVLLKKQKMAGEPLYFSCSQDSEEDYGTVEYFRDCAVQAGLGTQFIYTEDIGISPEGQFTDLEDRTIPGMFKLYPWEFMFEEAFGSYLPGSDTLFFEPPWKAILSNKAILPLLWQEFKGHPNLLPCYFEDEKPGDDLGSHYVKKPVFSREGANIAVMDNGKTTVTVDGPYVDSGYVLQKYQPLPVFAGNHTLIGSWVIADRPAGIGIREDNSVITRDSSRFVPHVIRE, from the coding sequence ATGCTGCGTATTACCTCTGCGCCAAGAAAAGATTGGACCAGACTGGCGGAGTCCCTTGGGTTTAAGTTCCACACTATTGGTGGGGAAGCCTATTGGGATGAGACTGCTTATTATCAGTTCACCATGAATCAGGTCGAGCAGGATATAGAAGATCCTACCGCAGAGATCCATCAGATGTGTCTGCATCTGGTGGATCAAGCTGTGAATTCAGAACAGCTGATGGAGCGTCTGCGAATTCCCCGGTTTTTCTGGGACTATGTGCGTGATTCCTGGTTGAGAAGGGATTCCCATCTGTATGGACGAATGGATTTCTCATACGATGGTCAATCACCTGCCAAGTTCTATGAATATAATGCAGACACGCCCACATCATTATATGAATCCGCTTTTTTTCAGTGGCTCTGGCTGGAGCAGATGGTGGAAGAGAAGAAGCTTCCGCCAGACATCGATCAGTTCAATATCATTCAGGAAATGCTGATTGAAGCACTGGTGCTACTGAAAAAGCAGAAGATGGCCGGTGAGCCACTTTACTTCTCTTGCAGCCAGGACTCCGAAGAAGACTATGGAACCGTTGAATACTTCCGTGACTGTGCTGTTCAGGCAGGGCTTGGCACACAGTTTATTTACACTGAGGACATCGGTATCAGTCCGGAGGGCCAGTTTACCGACCTGGAAGATAGAACCATTCCCGGAATGTTTAAACTCTACCCTTGGGAGTTTATGTTTGAAGAAGCGTTTGGGAGTTACCTTCCGGGCAGCGATACATTATTTTTCGAGCCTCCGTGGAAGGCCATTCTGTCAAATAAAGCCATCCTTCCCCTTCTGTGGCAGGAATTTAAAGGACACCCTAATCTTTTACCCTGCTATTTCGAGGATGAAAAACCGGGAGATGACCTGGGAAGTCACTACGTTAAGAAACCGGTTTTTTCCAGAGAAGGTGCAAACATCGCAGTGATGGACAATGGTAAGACGACGGTGACCGTTGATGGGCCCTATGTCGATAGTGGCTATGTTCTACAGAAATATCAGCCTCTGCCGGTATTTGCCGGAAATCATACTCTGATCGGCAGCTGGGTTATTGCTGATCGTCCTGCAGGTATCGGTATAAGGGAAGATAACTCGGTGATAACCCGGGACAGCTCAAGGTTTGTGCCGCATGTAATCAGGGAGTAG